Proteins from a single region of Salinibacter grassmerensis:
- a CDS encoding Lrp/AsnC family transcriptional regulator, producing MPHRIDEIDAKILELLQRDGRMQRSDVAEEVDLSISAVSERMRKLEERDVIEGYRAVVDAKRLRLDITAFIRVSVDGSEHYPDFVDQVKDMDPVLELHSITGDGSHLMKVRTTDTTALEGFLSDIQAIAGVSRTTTSIVLSTFEEERTVRTEPMELYDYDASSGE from the coding sequence ATGCCGCACCGCATCGACGAAATCGACGCGAAGATTCTGGAGTTGCTCCAGCGCGATGGACGCATGCAGCGCAGCGACGTGGCCGAGGAGGTGGACCTCTCCATCTCGGCCGTCAGCGAGCGCATGCGGAAGCTCGAAGAGCGAGACGTCATCGAGGGGTACCGGGCCGTCGTCGATGCCAAGCGACTACGACTCGACATCACGGCGTTCATTCGCGTGTCCGTCGACGGATCGGAGCACTACCCCGATTTCGTCGATCAGGTGAAGGACATGGACCCGGTGTTGGAGCTGCACTCCATCACGGGCGACGGCTCGCACCTGATGAAGGTACGCACGACGGACACAACTGCCCTGGAAGGGTTCCTCTCCGACATCCAGGCCATTGCCGGCGTCAGCAGGACCACCACGAGCATCGTGCTGAGCACCTTCGAGGAAGAGCGCACCGTGCGCACCGAGCCGATGGAGCTGTACGACTACGACGCGTCGTCCGGCGAGTAG
- the glnA gene encoding type I glutamate--ammonia ligase, with protein sequence MPTKTDVLEQIEAKGVDFLRLQFIDILGTVKNVSVPAHQAEKAFEEGIYFDGSSIEGFVRIQESDMRLDPDPDTFAILPWRSQRGDDTVSARLICNIIDTSTGEPFVGDPRYVLQRAIDRAADMGFDLNAGPEPEFFVFEKDENGRATTETHDAGGYFDLAPKDLAQEIRAEVIYTLEAMGFEVEASHHEVAQGQHEIDFKYDDALTTADNIATFRSVVRAIAELHDVHATFMPKPIAGINGSGMHTHLSLFEDGENAFHDGDDEFDLSDTAYDFLGGILEHAPALTAICNPTVNSYKRLVPGYEAPIYVAWSDVNRSALVRKPAARIPAASRIELRSPDPSSNPYLALATMLHAGLDGIEKGLSAPDPVRENIYEFTEADRKERGIETLPSTLGQAVTALQADDVVLDALGPHVSEKFTQAKTQEYTEFLASVSQWELDRYLETF encoded by the coding sequence ATGCCGACTAAAACCGACGTCCTTGAGCAAATTGAGGCCAAAGGCGTGGACTTCCTGCGCCTTCAGTTCATCGACATTCTGGGGACGGTCAAAAACGTCTCCGTACCGGCCCACCAGGCCGAGAAGGCCTTCGAAGAGGGCATTTACTTTGACGGCTCCTCCATTGAGGGCTTCGTCCGCATCCAGGAGTCTGACATGCGCCTGGACCCGGACCCGGACACCTTCGCCATCCTCCCCTGGCGCAGCCAGCGCGGGGACGATACCGTCTCGGCCCGTCTCATCTGCAACATCATCGACACCTCCACCGGCGAGCCCTTCGTGGGGGACCCGCGCTACGTGCTACAGCGCGCCATCGACCGGGCCGCCGACATGGGCTTCGATCTGAACGCGGGGCCCGAGCCCGAATTCTTCGTCTTCGAGAAAGACGAGAATGGACGGGCCACGACCGAGACCCACGACGCAGGCGGCTACTTCGACCTCGCGCCGAAGGACCTCGCGCAGGAGATCCGAGCAGAGGTGATCTACACGCTCGAGGCGATGGGCTTTGAGGTGGAGGCGAGCCACCACGAGGTGGCCCAGGGCCAGCACGAGATCGACTTCAAGTACGACGACGCGCTGACCACGGCGGACAACATCGCCACCTTCCGGTCGGTCGTGCGGGCAATTGCGGAGCTGCACGACGTACACGCCACGTTCATGCCGAAACCGATCGCCGGCATCAACGGCTCGGGCATGCACACGCACCTCTCGCTGTTCGAGGACGGGGAGAATGCCTTCCACGACGGCGACGATGAATTCGACCTGAGCGACACCGCGTACGATTTCCTCGGCGGCATCCTCGAGCACGCACCGGCCCTGACGGCTATCTGCAACCCGACCGTCAACTCGTACAAGCGGCTCGTGCCCGGGTACGAGGCGCCGATCTACGTGGCCTGGAGCGACGTCAACCGCTCGGCCCTCGTGCGGAAGCCGGCGGCCCGCATCCCGGCGGCCTCGCGGATTGAGCTCCGCTCGCCGGACCCGTCCAGCAACCCGTACCTCGCGCTTGCGACGATGCTGCACGCCGGGCTCGACGGCATCGAGAAGGGGCTCTCCGCGCCCGATCCAGTCCGCGAAAACATCTACGAGTTTACCGAGGCGGACCGCAAGGAGCGCGGCATCGAGACGCTCCCGAGCACGCTCGGCCAGGCGGTAACGGCCTTGCAGGCGGATGACGTGGTCCTCGACGCCCTGGGGCCGCACGTGAGCGAGAAGTTCACCCAGGCCAAGACGCAGGAGTACACCGAATTCCTCGCGTCGGTCTCGCAGTGGGAGCTCGACCGCTACCTGGAGACGTTCTAA
- a CDS encoding glycine C-acetyltransferase, which produces MPMTDDVAADFRQTLQEIKNAGTYNEERVITSQQDADIEVEGGQHVINFCANNYLGLANHPEIMDAAKRGVDRYGFGVASVRFICGTQSVHKDLEHALSDFHDTGDTILYNSCFDANTGLFETILGEDDAIISDALNHASIIDGIRLCKADLHVFDHSDMDDLEAKLQAAQDAETRMIATDGVFSMDGDVAKLDEMCRLADEYDALVMVDECHATGFMGEEGRGASEAKGVLDEVDIITSTLGKALGGATGGFTTGRKEIIDLLRQESRPYLFSNAIAPMIANASLKVLEMLQESGGRREQIWENARYFRSEMEDRGFEIKPGEHPIVPIMFYDAKTSGAIADELLDRGIYVISFSYPVVPEGEARIRVQMSAAHSKEQLDRAIDAFTEVGRKHDVI; this is translated from the coding sequence ATGCCTATGACCGACGACGTTGCGGCCGACTTTCGGCAGACGCTGCAAGAGATCAAGAACGCCGGCACCTACAACGAAGAACGCGTCATCACCTCCCAGCAGGACGCCGACATTGAAGTTGAGGGCGGTCAGCACGTCATCAACTTCTGCGCGAACAACTACCTCGGCCTCGCCAATCACCCGGAGATCATGGACGCCGCCAAGCGGGGCGTCGACCGGTACGGCTTTGGCGTGGCCAGCGTCCGCTTCATCTGTGGCACCCAGTCGGTGCACAAGGACCTGGAGCATGCCCTGTCCGACTTCCACGACACAGGCGATACGATCCTGTACAACTCGTGCTTCGACGCCAACACGGGCCTCTTCGAAACCATCCTCGGCGAGGACGACGCCATCATCAGTGACGCCCTCAATCACGCCTCTATCATCGACGGCATCCGGCTCTGCAAGGCCGACCTGCATGTCTTTGACCACAGCGACATGGACGACCTGGAGGCAAAGCTACAGGCGGCCCAGGACGCGGAGACCCGCATGATTGCCACCGACGGCGTGTTCTCGATGGACGGGGACGTGGCCAAGCTCGACGAGATGTGCCGCCTGGCCGACGAGTACGACGCGCTCGTGATGGTCGACGAGTGCCACGCCACGGGGTTCATGGGGGAGGAGGGCCGCGGCGCCAGCGAGGCGAAGGGCGTGCTCGATGAGGTGGACATCATCACCTCTACGCTCGGCAAGGCGCTCGGCGGCGCCACTGGCGGCTTCACCACGGGCCGGAAGGAGATTATCGACCTGCTGCGGCAGGAGTCCCGCCCCTACCTCTTCTCGAACGCCATCGCGCCGATGATCGCCAACGCCAGCCTCAAGGTGCTGGAGATGCTGCAGGAGAGCGGCGGGCGGCGGGAGCAAATCTGGGAGAACGCCCGCTACTTCCGGTCCGAAATGGAAGACCGTGGCTTCGAGATCAAGCCGGGCGAGCACCCGATCGTGCCCATCATGTTCTACGACGCGAAGACGAGCGGCGCCATCGCCGACGAGCTGCTCGACCGCGGCATCTACGTCATCAGCTTCAGCTACCCGGTCGTGCCGGAGGGCGAGGCGCGCATCCGCGTGCAGATGTCCGCTGCGCACTCGAAGGAGCAGCTCGACCGCGCCATCGACGCATTTACGGAGGTGGGGCGCAAGCACGACGTCATCTAA
- the purB gene encoding adenylosuccinate lyase — protein MIDRYTRPPMGDLWSEEQKFQSWLDVELAACAAWSEIGAIPPEDVETLYDEADFDVDRIHEIEKETKHDVVAFTRAVSETLGEEKKWIHYGLTSTDVVDTAYMVRIKKANSLIRTQLDGMIETLADKAREHKHTLTMGRTHGVHAEPTTFGLKMARYYDEMTRQKERFERAAEEMRMGKLSGAVGTFAHIPPEVERFTCERLGLKPAPISTQVLSRDRHANYLSVIAGIGATLEKMAVEVRHLQRSEVREAEEAFSAGQKGSSAMPHKRNPVGSENITGCARLLRGYMNSEFDNVALWHERDISHSSVERIVLPDATTLLHYALRRFRGIIDDLVVYEETMRENMEETYGLYNSQRLMLKLIDTGLSREEAYDRVQPLAMTAWEEERPFQEVVAASDDITEVLSEDEIEEAFDPTYHVRNVDRIFRRVGLEE, from the coding sequence ATGATTGACCGCTATACCCGCCCGCCGATGGGCGACCTCTGGAGCGAAGAGCAGAAGTTTCAGTCCTGGCTCGACGTGGAGCTGGCCGCCTGTGCCGCGTGGAGCGAGATCGGCGCGATTCCGCCCGAGGACGTGGAGACCCTGTACGACGAGGCCGACTTCGACGTCGATCGCATCCACGAGATTGAGAAGGAGACGAAGCACGACGTGGTGGCGTTCACGCGGGCGGTGAGCGAGACGCTGGGGGAGGAGAAGAAGTGGATCCACTACGGCCTCACCTCGACCGACGTGGTGGACACCGCCTACATGGTGCGGATCAAGAAGGCAAACAGCCTCATCCGCACCCAGCTCGACGGGATGATCGAGACGCTGGCGGACAAGGCGCGGGAGCACAAGCACACCCTCACGATGGGGCGCACGCACGGGGTGCACGCCGAGCCCACGACGTTCGGCCTCAAGATGGCCCGCTACTACGACGAGATGACCCGCCAGAAGGAGCGCTTCGAGCGGGCCGCCGAAGAGATGCGGATGGGCAAGCTCTCTGGGGCCGTGGGCACGTTCGCCCACATCCCGCCCGAGGTGGAGCGCTTCACGTGCGAGCGCCTTGGCCTCAAGCCGGCGCCCATCTCCACGCAGGTTCTCTCGCGCGACCGCCACGCGAACTACCTGAGCGTGATCGCGGGCATCGGGGCCACGCTCGAAAAGATGGCCGTGGAGGTGCGGCACCTCCAGCGCAGCGAGGTGCGGGAGGCGGAAGAGGCGTTCAGTGCCGGCCAGAAGGGCTCCTCCGCCATGCCCCACAAGCGCAACCCGGTCGGCTCCGAAAACATCACCGGCTGCGCGCGGCTCCTGCGCGGCTACATGAACAGCGAGTTCGACAACGTGGCGCTCTGGCACGAGCGCGACATCAGCCACTCCTCGGTCGAGCGCATCGTGCTGCCGGACGCGACGACGCTGCTGCACTACGCCCTCCGCCGCTTCCGCGGCATCATCGACGACCTGGTGGTCTACGAGGAGACCATGCGCGAGAACATGGAGGAGACCTACGGCCTCTACAACAGCCAGCGCCTCATGCTGAAGCTAATCGACACAGGGCTCAGCCGGGAGGAGGCGTACGACCGGGTCCAGCCCCTCGCCATGACCGCGTGGGAGGAGGAGCGCCCGTTCCAGGAGGTCGTGGCGGCGTCCGACGACATCACGGAGGTGCTGTCCGAGGACGAGATTGAGGAGGCGTTCGACCCGACCTACCACGTCCGCAACGTGGACCGCATCTTCCGACGGGTGGGGCTGGAAGAGTGA
- a CDS encoding NAD-dependent epimerase/dehydratase family protein, whose protein sequence is MRILVTGANGQIGSELVEALRGRHGPGQVVGLDLNPPSTANGRSAAAPFEVMDVRDREALADVLDRYEIGTIYHLASLLSATGEQDPDRAWDVNMNGLKNVLDLARRRPVDTVFWPSSIAVFGPTTPRKGTPQNTVLDPTTMYGVTKRSGELLCRYYHQRYDLDVRSLRYPGLLSYKTAPGGGTTDYAVDMLTQAAAGEDYSCFLAPDTRLPMMYMPDAIQGTLALMEADADALSVRDSYNAGALSFSPAELAAAIRARVPTFSCSYEPDERQRIAANWPSSVDDEAARTDWGWAPEYDLEATTDDMLSHLRAETRESGSVDA, encoded by the coding sequence ATGCGCATCCTGGTCACTGGCGCCAACGGCCAGATCGGTAGTGAACTCGTCGAGGCACTGCGCGGGCGTCATGGGCCCGGGCAGGTGGTGGGCCTGGACTTGAACCCGCCCTCGACGGCCAATGGCCGGTCCGCCGCCGCGCCCTTTGAAGTGATGGACGTGCGCGACCGTGAGGCCCTGGCCGATGTCCTCGACCGCTACGAGATTGGCACGATCTACCACCTGGCGAGCCTGCTCTCCGCCACTGGCGAGCAGGACCCCGACCGCGCCTGGGACGTCAACATGAACGGGCTCAAAAACGTCCTGGACCTTGCCCGCCGCCGCCCCGTCGATACGGTGTTCTGGCCTAGCTCGATCGCCGTGTTTGGCCCCACTACCCCGCGGAAAGGTACGCCCCAGAACACGGTGCTCGACCCCACCACCATGTACGGGGTCACCAAGCGGAGCGGAGAGCTGCTGTGCCGCTACTACCACCAGCGCTACGACCTCGACGTGCGGAGTCTCCGCTACCCGGGCCTCCTCAGCTACAAGACGGCCCCCGGCGGGGGCACCACCGACTACGCCGTCGACATGCTGACCCAGGCCGCGGCGGGCGAGGACTACAGCTGTTTTCTGGCGCCCGACACGCGGCTGCCCATGATGTACATGCCGGACGCCATCCAGGGAACCCTCGCCCTGATGGAGGCCGACGCGGACGCCCTGTCGGTGCGGGACAGCTACAACGCAGGCGCCCTTAGCTTCTCTCCGGCGGAACTGGCCGCGGCGATCCGGGCACGCGTGCCGACGTTCAGCTGCAGCTACGAGCCGGACGAGCGGCAGCGCATCGCCGCGAACTGGCCGTCCTCGGTCGACGACGAGGCGGCCCGAACCGACTGGGGCTGGGCCCCGGAGTACGACCTGGAGGCGACGACCGACGACATGCTCTCTCACCTGCGGGCGGAGACGAGGGAGAGTGGAAGCGTGGACGCATGA
- a CDS encoding S10 family peptidase, whose protein sequence is MTDASPLRWSIAAVLLLLLGGTAPLAHAQNMESSPLKRSLPPDTAITATDRVTVKGEEVPYEVTTGTQPVYGDDDTAVASLHYTYYRRSDVDDRAERPLMVSFNGGPGSGSLWMHLGYTSPKHLLISDEGYPVQPYGVEDNNQSIIDVADIVYVNPVNTGFSRVIDDDTDAEQFFGVNADVDYLADWIDTFISRHGRWRSPKYLIGESYGTTRVAGLAGELQNSHWTYLNGVILVSPTGLGMEPAGPSPRSEALKLPYYTATAWYHEQLPDALQDRDLQDLLSEVENYTVEEYIPALTRGGFIDDDRRQTVAQQVARYSGVSEQFVLNHNLAAPADAFWKELLQEEGHTVGRLDSRYEGVDVTNAGSEYDYPAELTSWNHAFTPAINHYLRDELGFTTDLQYNTFGSVYPWDDENNETGAHLREAMAQNPYLHVMVQSGYYDGATDYFSAKYVMWNLGTRETMRDRLRFEGYRSGHMMYLRSEDLATSNEDIRTFIEESIPDEGTPAKYGRDQ, encoded by the coding sequence ATGACTGACGCATCTCCCCTTCGGTGGAGCATTGCCGCTGTTCTCCTCCTTCTGCTCGGCGGGACGGCTCCCCTGGCCCACGCTCAGAACATGGAGTCGTCCCCGCTCAAGCGCAGCCTTCCGCCCGACACGGCGATTACAGCGACCGATCGCGTGACGGTCAAGGGCGAGGAGGTGCCCTACGAGGTTACGACCGGCACGCAGCCGGTGTACGGGGACGACGACACGGCCGTCGCCTCGCTCCACTACACCTACTACCGCCGCTCGGACGTCGACGACCGGGCGGAGCGCCCACTCATGGTCTCCTTTAACGGCGGTCCCGGCTCCGGCTCCCTCTGGATGCACCTCGGCTACACCAGTCCCAAGCACCTGCTCATCAGCGACGAGGGCTACCCCGTGCAGCCCTACGGGGTCGAAGACAACAACCAGTCCATCATCGACGTGGCGGACATCGTATACGTCAACCCCGTCAACACCGGCTTCTCCCGCGTGATCGACGACGACACGGACGCGGAGCAGTTCTTCGGGGTAAACGCCGACGTGGACTACCTGGCCGACTGGATCGACACGTTCATCTCGCGGCACGGCCGGTGGCGCTCCCCAAAGTATCTGATCGGGGAGAGCTACGGCACCACCCGCGTCGCGGGCCTGGCCGGCGAGCTCCAGAACAGCCACTGGACGTACCTGAACGGCGTGATCCTCGTCTCCCCCACCGGCCTCGGGATGGAGCCGGCCGGCCCCTCCCCGCGCTCCGAGGCGCTCAAGCTGCCCTACTACACGGCGACGGCCTGGTACCACGAGCAGCTGCCCGATGCCCTTCAGGACCGGGACCTCCAGGACCTGCTGTCCGAGGTGGAGAACTACACCGTTGAGGAGTACATTCCGGCCCTCACGCGAGGGGGCTTCATCGACGACGACCGGCGGCAGACCGTGGCCCAACAGGTGGCCCGCTACTCGGGGGTCTCCGAGCAGTTTGTGCTCAACCACAACCTCGCCGCGCCCGCGGATGCCTTCTGGAAAGAACTTCTCCAGGAGGAGGGCCACACAGTGGGCCGCCTCGACTCCCGCTACGAAGGGGTGGACGTGACCAATGCCGGAAGCGAATACGACTATCCGGCGGAGCTCACGTCCTGGAACCACGCCTTTACCCCGGCCATCAACCACTACCTCCGCGACGAGCTGGGCTTCACGACGGACCTGCAGTACAACACGTTCGGCAGCGTCTACCCGTGGGACGACGAGAACAACGAGACCGGCGCACATCTCCGGGAGGCGATGGCACAGAACCCCTACCTCCATGTGATGGTCCAGTCCGGCTACTACGACGGGGCCACGGACTACTTCTCGGCCAAGTACGTGATGTGGAACCTCGGGACGCGGGAGACGATGCGTGACCGGCTCCGCTTCGAAGGCTACCGGAGCGGCCACATGATGTACCTGCGCTCGGAGGATCTTGCGACCTCTAACGAGGACATCCGCACGTTCATCGAGGAGTCGATCCCGGACGAGGGCACGCCTGCCAAGTACGGCCGGGACCAGTAG
- a CDS encoding sodium:solute symporter, producing MLTTLDFVVLTVYLLGVAAFGVWAGGQQTSTEDYFLGGRDLPWWAVCFSVVATETSTLTVVGVPAVAYGGTLTFLQITLGYLVGRILVGVYVLPRYYAGQLETAYAFLGDRYGSVMQGAASVTFLGTRLLADGVRLFATAIPLKVIANMSGLDVSYFQIILVIGVVTAVYTLVGGIRAVVWMDVVQMLLYVGGALAAIGFLLGDVPPGWWGEAGAAGKTNLIDLGLDESFGRWWTQPYTLGTAVVGGAIFSMASHGTDQLIVQRLLACRNEADSRKAVVGSALIVMVQFALFLGVGLLLWAHYGGASVEALGLQRGDEVFPKYIIEGLPAGLSGLILAGIVAAAMSSLSSSLNALASSSVNDLYERISGHSMSGDRGLLVSRLLTLFWGGVFIGFASLFQDSSNPVVELGLSIASFTYGGLLGAFLLGLCHGGTRQADALVAFVVSIGGMVLVIFGVWHSPAEGWLFVLNPSDARVEAANLRTIGWPWYTALGTAVNLVIGSVLALRHRDAAAGESE from the coding sequence ATGCTTACGACGCTCGACTTCGTCGTTCTGACGGTGTATCTGCTCGGCGTAGCGGCCTTTGGCGTCTGGGCAGGCGGGCAACAAACGTCCACCGAAGATTACTTTCTTGGGGGGCGGGACCTGCCGTGGTGGGCGGTGTGTTTTTCTGTGGTGGCCACGGAGACGAGCACGCTTACGGTGGTGGGCGTGCCGGCCGTGGCGTACGGGGGCACGCTGACCTTCCTACAGATTACGCTCGGGTACTTGGTGGGGCGCATCCTGGTTGGGGTGTACGTCCTGCCCCGCTACTACGCGGGCCAGCTGGAGACGGCCTACGCGTTCCTCGGCGACCGCTACGGCTCCGTGATGCAGGGCGCCGCGTCGGTGACGTTTCTCGGGACGCGCCTGCTGGCGGACGGCGTGCGTCTTTTCGCCACGGCCATCCCACTGAAGGTGATTGCGAACATGTCGGGGCTGGACGTCAGCTACTTCCAGATCATCCTGGTCATCGGCGTCGTGACGGCCGTCTACACGCTGGTGGGCGGCATTCGGGCGGTCGTGTGGATGGACGTGGTGCAGATGCTGCTGTACGTGGGCGGGGCGCTCGCGGCCATCGGCTTCCTGCTGGGCGATGTGCCCCCGGGCTGGTGGGGCGAGGCGGGGGCGGCCGGCAAGACCAATCTGATCGACCTCGGCCTGGACGAGTCGTTCGGGCGCTGGTGGACGCAGCCCTACACGCTGGGAACGGCCGTGGTGGGCGGGGCCATCTTCTCGATGGCCTCCCACGGCACCGACCAGCTCATCGTGCAGCGCCTGTTGGCTTGCCGCAACGAGGCGGACAGCCGGAAAGCGGTCGTGGGAAGTGCACTTATCGTCATGGTGCAGTTTGCTCTGTTTTTGGGGGTGGGCCTGCTCCTGTGGGCACACTACGGCGGTGCATCCGTCGAGGCGCTCGGGCTTCAGCGGGGCGACGAGGTCTTTCCCAAGTACATCATCGAGGGTCTGCCGGCCGGGCTCTCGGGCCTCATCCTGGCCGGCATCGTGGCGGCGGCCATGAGCTCCCTCTCTTCGTCGCTCAACGCACTGGCCTCGTCGTCGGTCAACGACCTCTACGAGCGCATCTCGGGCCACTCCATGAGCGGGGACCGTGGGCTGCTCGTCTCGCGGCTGCTCACACTGTTTTGGGGGGGCGTCTTCATTGGCTTCGCGAGCCTCTTTCAGGACAGCAGCAACCCCGTCGTGGAGTTGGGGCTCTCGATTGCCTCGTTCACCTACGGGGGCCTGCTTGGGGCCTTCCTGCTCGGCCTGTGCCACGGGGGCACGCGTCAGGCCGACGCGCTGGTGGCGTTCGTCGTCTCGATTGGGGGGATGGTGCTCGTCATTTTCGGCGTGTGGCACAGTCCCGCGGAGGGGTGGCTCTTCGTGCTGAACCCGTCGGATGCCCGCGTGGAGGCGGCGAACCTGCGCACGATTGGCTGGCCCTGGTACACGGCCCTGGGCACCGCCGTCAACTTAGTGATTGGGAGCGTGCTGGCCCTCCGCCACCGGGACGCTGCGGCGGGGGAGTCCGAGTAG
- a CDS encoding CBS domain-containing protein gives MKLKSAKDLMTADVQTVDADWPIDRVAQFLTDHSISGAPVVKDDQLVGVISLTDIARHNGTAGEPASDRPASFYRSELETDYAEEDLEDLQISEGGETTAEHVMTPQVYDVNEHTSVQQVAQVMHRGGIHRVFVTTDGEVRGVITALDMLEVVATM, from the coding sequence ATGAAGTTGAAAAGCGCCAAGGACTTGATGACGGCGGACGTGCAGACCGTCGACGCCGACTGGCCGATTGACCGGGTTGCCCAGTTCCTGACCGACCACAGCATTTCCGGTGCACCCGTCGTAAAGGATGACCAACTCGTGGGCGTAATCTCCTTGACGGACATCGCGCGGCACAATGGCACGGCGGGCGAGCCGGCTTCCGACCGCCCCGCCTCGTTTTACCGATCAGAGCTTGAAACCGACTACGCCGAGGAGGACCTGGAGGATCTTCAGATTAGCGAGGGAGGAGAGACAACCGCTGAGCACGTCATGACCCCGCAGGTCTACGATGTGAACGAGCACACTTCGGTCCAGCAGGTGGCACAAGTGATGCATCGTGGGGGGATCCACCGGGTGTTCGTGACGACCGACGGAGAGGTCCGTGGTGTCATCACGGCGCTCGACATGCTGGAGGTCGTGGCGACGATGTAG